The Methanobacterium lacus genome includes a region encoding these proteins:
- a CDS encoding energy-converting hydrogenase B subunit H: MSEGIRNIIAGLALLVFAATLFQSIFHFSTMIYPGISYIYNWVGPHIAPNMVTNVVFDWRGYDTLGEALILVTAVIVTLLIFGRGQVDLGGDEE; the protein is encoded by the coding sequence ATGTCTGAAGGAATTCGAAATATCATAGCAGGACTCGCACTCTTAGTATTTGCAGCCACACTGTTCCAGTCAATATTCCACTTTTCCACAATGATCTACCCAGGAATAAGTTATATATATAACTGGGTAGGACCTCACATAGCTCCTAACATGGTTACAAATGTAGTGTTTGATTGGAGAGGATACGATACCCTTGGAGAAGCATTGATTCTTGTAACAGCAGTTATAGTTACCCTTCTAATATTTGGAAGGGGCCAAGTAGATCTTGGAGGTGATGAAGAATGA
- a CDS encoding MnhB domain-containing protein — protein MSTILKLFAFPASVVFMCYGALTILGGHITPGGGFQGGAMIAAGIIFCLVVYGVDKTPIKLSHNFMASLESIGAIGYIFLGLAGLFTTGFFLYNLGVDLYHIVPPYIVNIFDYPDPIHAGIIPYLNFVVGLKVLVGLSAVVITFLESDKLIKKMESN, from the coding sequence ATGAGTACAATTTTAAAACTATTTGCATTCCCTGCATCAGTCGTATTCATGTGCTACGGTGCACTCACAATTCTCGGAGGACACATAACACCTGGAGGAGGATTTCAGGGCGGTGCCATGATAGCAGCAGGAATAATTTTCTGTTTAGTGGTGTATGGAGTTGACAAAACACCTATAAAACTTAGTCACAATTTCATGGCATCCTTAGAAAGTATAGGTGCTATAGGGTACATATTCCTGGGACTTGCAGGTTTATTCACCACAGGATTCTTCCTTTACAACTTGGGAGTTGATTTGTACCATATAGTTCCGCCGTACATAGTCAACATATTCGATTATCCTGACCCAATACATGCTGGTATAATTCCTTACCTCAATTTCGTTGTGGGGTTAAAGGTTCTGGTTGGTTTAAGTGCAGTTGTGATAACTTTCCTAGAGAGTGATAAACTTATAAAGAAAATGGAGAGTAACTAA
- a CDS encoding 4Fe-4S binding protein has translation MFLSTKKCEGIGKCVEECPTEAIRIIDGKAFSCITCGACKDACPNSAIFKNKFGGFVVDRAKCNACGVCEMTCPVNNIKIEDGVVKGICARCGICVDACPVKARADAQDVIEDRQLKFLESLNLTIQPGSRVKKEEEYATRTNICTDPENCTLCGRCEYYCPTNAIIVDVDSEGLCTECRICEDVCPVGAIKDGVIDDTKCTLCLKCVSECPNSAMYTEDFKLHIRKPEEGETIEGSIVSCLNCGLCAEACTHGALKVVDGKLRYDPTLCKECSTMDCLEVCPVGTIRESADPDRAVEGFCVSCGKCVQVCDVNKARKLKNIKWDGTVSEDCITCGICSELCPKGAITLRRGSIDVDMDKCILCEKCAIHCPVSAIPRTATLKKSIKEGFTFVQDKMCMKCKLCTKICPEDAINENSEGNIVVDDSKCIYCGACSNACPAKAIILEREFEVSE, from the coding sequence ATGTTCCTATCAACAAAGAAATGTGAAGGCATTGGAAAGTGTGTTGAAGAATGCCCGACTGAAGCCATCAGAATCATCGATGGAAAGGCATTCAGTTGCATCACATGTGGTGCCTGTAAAGATGCCTGTCCAAACAGCGCAATATTTAAAAATAAATTTGGAGGATTCGTTGTCGACCGTGCCAAGTGTAATGCTTGTGGTGTGTGTGAGATGACATGTCCAGTTAACAACATCAAAATAGAGGACGGTGTTGTGAAGGGAATTTGTGCAAGATGTGGAATATGTGTTGATGCATGCCCAGTTAAAGCAAGGGCAGATGCACAAGATGTTATAGAGGATAGACAGCTTAAATTTTTAGAATCACTCAACCTCACTATTCAACCAGGTTCAAGGGTTAAAAAAGAGGAAGAATACGCTACCAGAACTAATATCTGCACAGATCCTGAAAACTGTACACTCTGTGGAAGGTGTGAATATTACTGTCCAACCAACGCTATAATTGTAGATGTGGACTCTGAAGGCCTGTGCACAGAATGCAGAATATGTGAAGATGTTTGTCCAGTTGGAGCAATAAAGGATGGAGTTATTGACGATACCAAATGTACATTATGTCTCAAATGTGTTTCTGAATGTCCTAACTCTGCCATGTACACTGAGGACTTCAAACTACACATAAGAAAACCTGAAGAAGGAGAAACCATCGAAGGTTCCATAGTTTCCTGCTTAAACTGTGGTCTATGTGCCGAAGCATGCACACATGGCGCACTGAAAGTGGTGGATGGAAAACTCCGTTACGACCCCACACTCTGCAAGGAATGCTCAACAATGGATTGTTTAGAAGTATGTCCAGTTGGTACAATAAGGGAATCTGCAGACCCTGATCGAGCAGTTGAAGGCTTTTGTGTGTCATGTGGTAAATGTGTACAGGTCTGTGATGTTAACAAGGCAAGAAAACTCAAGAACATTAAATGGGATGGAACAGTATCTGAAGATTGCATAACCTGCGGTATATGCTCTGAATTATGTCCAAAAGGTGCTATAACATTAAGAAGAGGTTCTATAGATGTGGACATGGATAAATGCATTTTATGTGAAAAATGTGCCATTCATTGTCCAGTCAGCGCAATACCAAGAACCGCAACCCTTAAAAAATCTATTAAGGAAGGTTTCACATTTGTACAGGATAAAATGTGCATGAAATGTAAACTCTGCACCAAAATATGTCCGGAAGATGCCATCAATGAAAATTCTGAGGGAAATATCGTCGTGGATGATTCTAAATGCATATACTGTGGAGCTTGTTCCAATGCATGTCCAGCAAAGGCAATTATACTTGAAAGAGAATTTGAGGTATCAGAATGA
- a CDS encoding 4Fe-4S binding protein has translation MKNLIRIFLDGIINNTKRIIFASDRVTDMELRSKILEGRVVPTEKVAEQSCIGCGGCSNACPTKAIEMVDLPEPVELMEGLVKDKIPVLNSLKCVNCYYCHDFCPLYALFGEAGTIHPNDVGIVESDISELLDKPVKISDDKVAFISQYLADSTILKKRKEN, from the coding sequence ATGAAAAATTTAATTAGAATATTCCTGGATGGAATAATCAACAACACTAAGAGAATTATCTTTGCATCCGACAGGGTTACAGACATGGAACTCCGGAGCAAAATCCTCGAGGGAAGGGTAGTCCCAACAGAAAAGGTGGCAGAACAATCATGCATAGGTTGCGGTGGATGTTCCAATGCATGTCCAACCAAGGCAATAGAGATGGTTGACCTCCCAGAACCAGTGGAGTTGATGGAAGGACTAGTTAAGGATAAAATACCGGTGCTTAATAGTTTAAAATGTGTGAACTGTTACTATTGCCATGATTTCTGCCCATTATACGCTTTGTTTGGAGAGGCAGGCACAATCCATCCGAATGATGTGGGGATTGTAGAATCAGATATTTCAGAACTTCTAGATAAACCAGTGAAAATATCAGATGATAAAGTAGCCTTCATATCACAATACTTAGCAGACTCCACCATACTAAAAAAGAGGAAAGAAAACTAA
- a CDS encoding NADH-quinone oxidoreductase subunit B family protein: MSLKSYSRARAVHVMLVYTGGCNGCDIEIVNCVLSPKYDAEQYKVFLTWNPREADVLVVTGPVTRHNEKPLREIYDAIPEPKAVIAAGACALMGGVYKNIHGDIPSEEIMGPVDNIIPVDAKVPGCAVRPEDVLSGVVSALPLLLDAK; this comes from the coding sequence ATGAGCTTAAAATCATATTCAAGGGCAAGAGCTGTTCACGTAATGCTTGTTTATACAGGCGGATGTAATGGCTGTGATATTGAAATTGTTAACTGTGTATTATCACCAAAGTACGATGCTGAACAGTACAAAGTATTTCTAACTTGGAATCCAAGAGAGGCAGATGTACTGGTTGTTACAGGCCCTGTAACAAGACACAACGAGAAACCACTCAGGGAAATTTACGATGCGATACCAGAACCTAAGGCAGTCATAGCTGCAGGAGCATGTGCTCTCATGGGGGGAGTATACAAGAACATACATGGTGATATCCCCTCAGAGGAAATTATGGGACCTGTAGATAATATCATACCAGTCGATGCAAAGGTTCCAGGATGTGCTGTAAGGCCTGAAGATGTACTTTCAGGTGTGGTTTCAGCATTACCTTTGCTCTTGGATGCTAAATAA
- a CDS encoding hydrogenase large subunit has translation MNENNKITEKNVIETEVTMGPVHSAAIEPYRVRLFVEDEMVKDAEITVGVNHRGIERIMEGLPVEKANSLTEKICGICSNSHIWNSVLVAEKAIGIDVPERAQYIRVIMEELERLHSHLLYLAHGNEVLGHETFAMRIFYIRETVMELLRMIGGNRVQYGASIIGGVRPRCELDAMRIQKISEGMDIIEEKILDFADRFVSDPMIMSRITGVGVLTRKQAIELAASGPTLRSTGVETDVRTEMEAYEPFDFNVITQDDGDVKSNLLMRVLEIPEAINIIRQAIKHLPDGKITNRSWDMQDAPITKSYIEVPRGKLYHSYALEDGRVRNSIVRTPSITNIGAMQYAAVGHHITDAQLAIVQCDPCFTCTDRAIQIIKI, from the coding sequence ATGAATGAAAATAACAAGATAACCGAAAAAAATGTCATTGAAACAGAAGTTACAATGGGCCCGGTGCACTCTGCTGCAATTGAACCCTACAGGGTCAGATTATTTGTAGAGGATGAAATGGTTAAGGATGCTGAGATAACAGTGGGAGTTAATCATAGGGGTATTGAAAGGATTATGGAGGGTCTTCCTGTAGAGAAGGCAAATAGTTTAACAGAGAAGATATGTGGAATATGTTCCAACAGCCACATATGGAATTCTGTCCTTGTTGCAGAGAAAGCCATTGGAATAGATGTTCCGGAACGTGCTCAGTACATAAGGGTCATAATGGAAGAACTTGAAAGGCTGCACAGCCACCTACTTTATCTAGCACATGGAAACGAAGTTTTGGGACACGAAACATTTGCAATGAGGATATTCTACATAAGGGAAACAGTGATGGAACTTCTCAGAATGATTGGAGGTAACAGGGTTCAGTATGGAGCTTCCATCATCGGCGGTGTAAGGCCCAGATGTGAACTTGATGCCATGAGGATCCAAAAGATCAGTGAAGGAATGGACATCATCGAAGAGAAGATCTTGGATTTTGCAGACAGATTTGTTTCAGATCCCATGATCATGTCACGTATAACTGGAGTTGGAGTTTTAACCAGAAAACAAGCAATTGAACTCGCAGCTTCGGGTCCAACTTTGAGATCTACAGGTGTGGAAACAGATGTTCGAACTGAGATGGAGGCCTACGAACCATTCGATTTCAATGTGATTACTCAGGATGATGGGGATGTAAAATCTAACCTTCTCATGAGGGTTTTAGAAATTCCGGAGGCCATTAATATCATTAGACAGGCCATAAAACATCTTCCAGATGGAAAAATTACCAACAGAAGTTGGGATATGCAGGATGCACCAATAACCAAGAGTTATATCGAAGTTCCAAGGGGAAAACTCTATCATTCATATGCTTTGGAAGATGGAAGGGTGAGAAATTCTATTGTAAGAACTCCATCCATTACTAACATAGGTGCTATGCAGTACGCAGCGGTGGGACATCATATAACTGATGCTCAGCTTGCGATTGTACAGTGCGATCCCTGTTTCACATGCACAGATCGTGCAATTCAGATAATCAAAATATAA
- a CDS encoding respiratory chain complex I subunit 1 family protein, producing the protein MTAVNSLIAVIGTLLVALIVSVWLPGIERKFVHARIQQRVGPPISSAGIMAPLKFFFKQTINPNSPMPKLYNALPLVSLLSVIFILLFLMPQLYALAALTSIIAIVGLLKIEEVIYMFMGSLSKSIMSLNMPFPDIVKGAKHPNTTRTFMEELSSLRAFRLIAFGSFPLYIALFIPVALSKSIYLSGIVNYQQIHGPILFTMAGVLGAIVFFIGYMILLNEYPFVILKTKADVIEGPLMEYAAKYRAYVYITRGFLMFVLASLFTTLFLGIPPNLFSWNILITIAVALIFPILMAIMSAFSPIFTNKQFYPAVAGVSIIGILGIVVSFL; encoded by the coding sequence ATGACAGCAGTAAATTCCCTAATAGCCGTAATAGGAACGTTGTTAGTTGCATTAATAGTCAGTGTATGGCTTCCAGGGATTGAGAGGAAGTTTGTTCACGCAAGAATACAACAAAGGGTAGGTCCACCAATATCCAGTGCAGGTATTATGGCGCCCCTTAAATTTTTCTTCAAACAAACAATAAACCCAAATTCACCAATGCCCAAACTGTACAATGCGCTTCCATTAGTAAGTCTTTTATCAGTAATATTCATATTATTGTTCTTAATGCCACAGTTATACGCATTAGCAGCACTAACAAGTATAATAGCAATTGTGGGATTGTTGAAGATTGAAGAAGTCATTTATATGTTCATGGGTTCCCTATCTAAATCAATAATGTCACTTAATATGCCATTTCCAGACATAGTAAAGGGAGCTAAACATCCAAACACAACCAGAACTTTTATGGAAGAACTCAGTTCACTGAGGGCATTTAGGTTAATAGCATTTGGTTCGTTTCCACTTTACATAGCACTATTTATACCGGTGGCACTTTCAAAATCCATTTACCTGAGTGGAATTGTGAACTATCAGCAGATTCATGGTCCAATTCTTTTCACAATGGCCGGTGTACTAGGTGCAATAGTATTCTTCATTGGATACATGATACTCCTAAACGAGTACCCATTCGTCATATTGAAAACTAAGGCCGATGTGATAGAAGGTCCATTGATGGAATACGCTGCTAAATACAGGGCTTATGTTTACATTACCCGAGGATTCCTCATGTTTGTGTTGGCTAGCCTGTTTACAACATTATTTTTGGGAATTCCGCCAAACCTATTCAGTTGGAATATTCTGATAACAATTGCAGTCGCATTAATATTCCCAATATTAATGGCAATTATGAGTGCATTTTCACCCATATTTACCAACAAACAGTTCTACCCCGCAGTTGCAGGAGTTTCAATCATAGGAATACTGGGCATAGTAGTATCATTCTTATGA
- a CDS encoding energy-converting hydrogenase B subunit P gives MKFVVSPMHIVSVGGYIVETQFPYRNLIVVNPTEEPIKMEIPVFNEEWIEEHRQLGLEITPITEKDSFLSNFRRAKLKLDQLKKEKETG, from the coding sequence ATGAAGTTCGTTGTAAGTCCAATGCATATCGTGAGTGTTGGAGGATATATAGTCGAAACACAGTTTCCTTACCGAAACCTTATAGTGGTAAATCCAACTGAAGAACCAATAAAAATGGAGATCCCAGTATTTAACGAAGAATGGATCGAAGAACACCGTCAACTCGGACTTGAAATTACGCCAATAACAGAAAAGGACAGTTTTTTAAGTAATTTCAGAAGGGCCAAACTCAAATTAGACCAATTGAAAAAGGAAAAAGAAACTGGATAA